One window of Fusobacterium polymorphum genomic DNA carries:
- the topA gene encoding type I DNA topoisomerase, producing MLKLPKKSVKNKLVIVESPAKAKTIEKILGSSYKVISSYGHIIDLPKTKIGVDVNNDFKPSYHTIKGKGPIIKQLKEASKKADEIYLASDPDREGESIAWHIANTLKLDHNKKNRIEFHEITEKAIKDAVKNPRKINISRVNSQQARRILDRLVGYEISPFLWKLISPNTSAGRVQSVALKIICELEDKIKAFVPEKYWDVKGIFDTKYTLNLYKIDNKKIDKLKDEKLLDRAKKDLKKKYEVISSKVSKKTKNPPLPLKTSTLQQLASSYLGFSASKTMMVAQKLYEGISIKGEHKGLITYMRTDSTRISEEAKEMARNYITKNFGKEYLGSASPKTKKESKNVQDAHEGIRPTDINYTPESIMEFLDKDQYKLYHLIWQRFLLSQLAAMKYEQFEYILEKDKIQYRGTINKIIFDGYYKVFKEDEDLPIGDFPEIKEGDKFTLDKLDIKEDYTKPPARLSESSLVKTLEAEGIGRPSTYASIIDTLKKREYVELQNKSFIPTEIGYEVKTQLDKFFPNIMNIKFTAKLEDELDEVDSGDKNWIDLLKTFYTELQKYEEKCKSVVEEELEKLVISDVIAKNGKPMIMKIGRFGRYLASQDTESKENISLKGIDISLEDIKKGKIFVKKQIEELGKKKEGQKTDIILDNGSRLLLKYGRFGAYLESENYKEDNIRKTIPKEIKTKIEKNTIKKENDILCLKDIFDKIEKEESEILKKAGKCEKCGRPFKIGNGRWGKFLACTGYPECKNIKKIEKK from the coding sequence GTGTTAAAGTTGCCTAAAAAATCTGTAAAAAATAAATTAGTAATAGTGGAATCACCCGCTAAAGCTAAAACAATAGAAAAAATTTTAGGAAGTTCATACAAAGTAATTTCTTCTTATGGACATATAATTGATTTACCTAAAACTAAAATTGGTGTAGATGTAAATAATGATTTTAAACCTTCTTACCATACTATTAAAGGTAAAGGACCAATAATTAAGCAATTAAAAGAAGCTTCTAAAAAAGCTGATGAAATATATCTTGCATCTGACCCTGATAGAGAAGGAGAATCAATAGCTTGGCACATAGCTAATACACTAAAACTTGACCATAATAAAAAAAACAGAATAGAATTTCATGAAATTACTGAAAAAGCTATAAAAGATGCAGTAAAAAATCCTAGAAAAATTAATATATCAAGAGTAAATTCACAACAAGCTAGAAGAATTTTAGACAGACTTGTAGGTTATGAAATAAGCCCATTTTTATGGAAACTTATTTCACCAAATACAAGTGCAGGTAGAGTTCAATCAGTTGCTTTAAAAATAATTTGTGAATTAGAAGATAAAATTAAAGCATTTGTTCCAGAAAAATATTGGGATGTAAAAGGAATTTTTGATACAAAATATACTTTAAATCTATATAAAATTGATAATAAAAAAATTGATAAACTAAAAGATGAAAAATTACTTGATAGAGCAAAAAAAGATTTAAAGAAAAAATATGAAGTTATTTCATCTAAAGTATCAAAGAAAACTAAAAATCCACCTTTACCATTAAAAACAAGTACTTTACAACAATTAGCTTCATCATATTTAGGCTTTTCAGCAAGTAAAACTATGATGGTTGCACAAAAATTATATGAAGGTATTAGTATTAAAGGAGAACATAAAGGACTTATTACTTATATGAGAACTGACTCTACAAGAATTTCTGAAGAAGCAAAAGAAATGGCAAGAAACTATATTACTAAAAATTTTGGCAAAGAGTATTTAGGTTCTGCAAGTCCTAAAACTAAAAAAGAAAGTAAAAATGTTCAAGATGCTCATGAAGGAATAAGACCAACTGATATTAACTATACTCCTGAAAGTATAATGGAGTTTTTAGATAAAGACCAATATAAACTATACCATTTAATATGGCAAAGATTTTTATTATCTCAACTTGCAGCTATGAAGTATGAGCAATTTGAATATATTTTAGAAAAAGATAAAATTCAATATAGAGGAACTATTAATAAAATAATTTTTGATGGATATTATAAAGTATTTAAAGAAGATGAAGATTTACCAATAGGAGATTTCCCTGAAATAAAAGAAGGGGATAAGTTTACTCTTGATAAATTAGACATTAAAGAAGATTATACTAAACCACCTGCAAGACTCAGTGAATCATCTTTGGTAAAAACTCTTGAAGCAGAAGGTATTGGTAGACCTTCAACTTATGCAAGTATAATAGATACTTTAAAAAAGAGAGAATATGTAGAACTACAAAATAAAAGTTTTATCCCAACAGAAATAGGTTATGAAGTTAAAACTCAACTTGATAAATTTTTCCCAAATATTATGAATATTAAATTTACTGCTAAATTAGAAGATGAATTAGATGAAGTTGATAGTGGAGATAAAAATTGGATAGACCTTTTAAAAACTTTTTATACTGAATTACAAAAATATGAAGAAAAATGTAAATCTGTTGTAGAAGAAGAATTAGAAAAATTAGTTATATCTGATGTTATTGCTAAAAATGGAAAACCTATGATAATGAAAATTGGAAGATTTGGAAGATATCTTGCTTCACAAGATACTGAAAGTAAAGAAAATATTTCATTAAAAGGTATAGATATTTCCCTTGAAGATATAAAAAAAGGTAAGATATTTGTAAAAAAACAAATAGAAGAATTAGGTAAAAAGAAGGAAGGACAAAAAACTGATATTATCTTAGATAATGGTTCAAGATTATTATTGAAATATGGAAGATTTGGAGCATATTTAGAAAGTGAAAACTATAAAGAAGATAATATTAGAAAAACTATTCCAAAAGAAATAAAAACTAAAATTGAAAAAAATACAATAAAAAAAGAAAATGATATTTTATGTTTAAAGGATATATTTGATAAAATTGAAAAAGAAGAATCTGAAATATTAAAAAAAGCTGGAAAATGTGAAAAATGTGGTAGACCATTTAAAATTGGTAATGGAAGATGGGGTAAATTTTTAGCTTGTACTGGCTATCCTGAATGTAAAAATATTAAAAAGATAGAAAAAAAATAA
- a CDS encoding tetratricopeptide repeat protein, with amino-acid sequence MKKIVISLFLIISVIGLSESDRETGITAERNETTTTQTESTNSSGSPIDDGGETVENPEQPKTTAGFYEYRPQILIQLDEQMKSAGRGSVAQLNAKYEQELNAYLEMYSYDSDRIFYLANEYMLLNNYHRANKIFLKDNKDIKNVFGAATTYRFMGQNENAIQKYTQAISMNPGFAESYLGRGLANRNLDNYDSAVNDLQTYISRTGAHDGYVALADVYFKMGKNKEAYSIASQGLAKYKDSRILRTLANNIYKNKID; translated from the coding sequence ATGAAAAAAATAGTAATTAGTTTATTTTTAATAATATCAGTGATTGGACTTTCAGAAAGTGACAGAGAAACTGGAATAACTGCTGAAAGAAATGAAACAACAACTACTCAAACAGAGTCTACAAATTCTAGTGGAAGTCCTATTGATGATGGAGGAGAAACTGTAGAAAATCCTGAACAACCAAAAACAACTGCTGGGTTTTATGAATATAGACCACAAATTTTAATACAATTAGATGAACAAATGAAAAGTGCAGGACGTGGTTCAGTAGCACAATTAAATGCTAAATATGAACAAGAATTAAATGCATATTTAGAAATGTACTCTTATGATAGTGATAGAATTTTTTATTTAGCTAATGAGTATATGCTACTTAACAATTATCATAGAGCTAATAAAATTTTCTTAAAAGATAATAAAGATATTAAAAATGTCTTTGGGGCTGCTACTACATATAGATTTATGGGACAAAACGAAAATGCAATACAAAAATATACACAAGCAATATCTATGAATCCAGGTTTTGCAGAATCTTATTTAGGTAGAGGTTTGGCAAATAGAAATTTAGATAACTATGATAGTGCTGTTAATGACTTACAAACATATATTTCTAGAACTGGTGCACATGATGGGTATGTTGCTTTAGCAGATGTATATTTTAAAATGGGAAAGAATAAAGAAGCATATAGTATAGCCAGCCAAGGTTTAGCTAAATATAAAGATTCTAGAATATTAAGAACTTTAGCTAATAATATATATAAAAATAAAATAGATTAA
- the trmFO gene encoding methylenetetrahydrofolate--tRNA-(uracil(54)-C(5))-methyltransferase (FADH(2)-oxidizing) TrmFO, with product MKKEVIVVGAGLAGSEAAYQLAKRGIKVKLYEMKAKKKTPAHSKDYYSELVCSNSLGSDSLENASGLIKEELRILGSLLIEVADKNRVPAGQALAVDRDGFSEEVTKILKNTENIEIIEEEFIEIPNDKIVIIASGPLTSDKLFEKISEITGEESLYFYDAAAPIVTFESIDMNKAYFQSRYGKGDGEYINCPMNKEEYYSFYNELIKAERAELKNFEKEKLFDACMPIEKIAMSGEKTMTFGPLKPKGLINPKTEKMDYAVVQLRQDDKEGKLYNIVGFQTNLKFGEQKRVFSMIPGLENAEFIRYGVMHRNTFINSTKLLDKTLRLKNRDNIYFAGQITGGEGYVTAIATGMYVAINVANRLENKKEFILEDISEIGAIVNYITEEKKKFQPMGANFGIIRSLDENIRDKKEKYRKLSERAIEYLKKSIKGV from the coding sequence ATGAAAAAAGAGGTTATAGTTGTAGGAGCTGGACTTGCAGGTTCAGAAGCAGCCTATCAACTAGCTAAAAGAGGTATAAAAGTAAAATTATATGAAATGAAAGCTAAGAAGAAAACTCCTGCTCACTCAAAAGATTACTATTCTGAATTAGTTTGTAGTAATTCTTTGGGAAGTGATAGTTTAGAAAATGCCTCTGGACTTATTAAAGAAGAATTAAGAATTTTAGGTTCATTATTAATAGAAGTGGCTGATAAAAATAGAGTTCCAGCAGGACAGGCACTTGCAGTTGATAGAGATGGCTTTTCAGAAGAAGTTACTAAAATTTTAAAAAATACTGAAAATATTGAAATAATAGAAGAAGAATTTATAGAAATTCCTAATGATAAGATTGTGATTATTGCTAGTGGTCCTTTAACTTCTGATAAGCTTTTTGAAAAAATAAGTGAAATTACAGGAGAAGAAAGTTTATATTTCTATGATGCTGCTGCCCCTATTGTAACTTTTGAAAGTATAGATATGAATAAAGCATATTTTCAATCAAGATATGGAAAAGGTGATGGTGAATATATAAACTGCCCTATGAATAAAGAAGAATACTATAGTTTCTATAATGAACTTATAAAAGCAGAAAGAGCAGAGCTTAAAAATTTTGAAAAAGAAAAATTATTTGATGCCTGTATGCCTATTGAAAAAATTGCAATGAGTGGAGAAAAAACAATGACTTTTGGACCTTTAAAACCAAAGGGGCTTATCAATCCTAAAACGGAAAAAATGGATTATGCAGTTGTTCAATTAAGACAAGACGATAAAGAAGGAAAGTTATATAATATAGTAGGCTTCCAAACTAATTTAAAATTTGGAGAACAAAAAAGAGTTTTTTCTATGATACCAGGTTTAGAAAATGCAGAATTTATAAGATATGGAGTAATGCATAGAAATACTTTTATTAATTCAACAAAACTTTTAGATAAAACTTTAAGACTAAAAAATAGAGACAATATTTATTTTGCAGGACAAATAACAGGTGGAGAAGGTTATGTAACTGCAATAGCTACTGGAATGTATGTTGCAATTAATGTAGCTAATAGATTAGAAAATAAAAAAGAATTTATTTTAGAAGATATTTCTGAAATTGGTGCAATAGTAAATTATATAACTGAAGAAAAGAAAAAATTTCAACCTATGGGAGCAAATTTTGGAATTATAAGAAGTTTAGATGAAAATATAAGAGATAAAAAAGAAAAATATAGAAAATTATCAGAAAGAGCTATTGAATATTTAAAAAAATCTATAAAAGGTGTATAA
- the dprA gene encoding DNA-processing protein DprA, with product MKYNYFTMEDDIYPQCLKEISNPPLKLYYKGNLDLLKDERLIAVVGTRNPSSYGKLCCEYMVKKMTSANITIVSGFAKGIDSIAHKTSLLTGGKTIAVIASGLDIVYPASNLSLYREIEEKGLILSEYEAGVKPFKFNFPQRNRIIAGLSKGIIVVESKDRGGSLITADLALEFNRDVYAVPGDVFSEYSKGCNNLIRDSKAKSLSNINELLDDYSWKIEEKNINNKYTQNQLLILNSLSSEKNLDNILMETKIEQTEILAELITLEIMGAIKSIAGGRYKKIL from the coding sequence ATGAAATACAATTATTTTACAATGGAAGATGATATTTATCCTCAATGTTTAAAAGAAATTTCTAATCCCCCTTTAAAATTATATTACAAAGGAAATTTAGATTTATTAAAAGATGAAAGACTAATTGCAGTTGTAGGAACAAGAAATCCAAGTTCTTATGGAAAATTATGTTGTGAATATATGGTAAAAAAAATGACTAGTGCTAATATAACAATTGTTAGTGGCTTTGCAAAAGGAATTGATAGTATAGCTCATAAAACTTCACTTCTTACTGGAGGAAAAACAATAGCTGTTATTGCTTCAGGGCTTGATATAGTCTATCCAGCTTCTAATTTAAGTTTATATAGGGAAATAGAAGAAAAAGGTTTAATTTTAAGTGAATATGAAGCAGGAGTTAAACCTTTTAAATTTAATTTTCCTCAAAGAAATAGAATTATTGCTGGTCTTTCAAAAGGGATAATAGTAGTTGAAAGTAAAGATAGAGGTGGTAGTCTAATTACTGCTGATTTAGCCTTAGAATTTAATAGAGATGTTTATGCTGTCCCAGGAGATGTTTTTTCTGAATATTCAAAAGGTTGTAATAATCTTATTAGAGATTCAAAAGCAAAATCTCTTTCAAATATTAATGAATTACTAGACGATTATTCTTGGAAAATAGAAGAAAAAAATATCAATAACAAATATACACAAAATCAATTACTTATTTTAAATAGTCTTTCATCTGAAAAAAATCTTGATAATATACTTATGGAAACAAAAATTGAACAAACAGAAATACTTGCGGAATTAATCACATTAGAAATAATGGGAGCTATAAAAAGTATTGCAGGTGGAAGATATAAAAAAATCTTGTAA